One region of Clavibacter michiganensis subsp. tessellarius genomic DNA includes:
- a CDS encoding alpha-E domain-containing protein, whose amino-acid sequence MLSRIAESLFWIGRYIERSDGTARILDVHLQLLLEDPWIDEDTACRSLLSVMGSDVPSDDVLGRDDVLALLAVDRTQPASIAYSLGAARENARRAREIVSSELWECLNTTRARMPRKIANDRVHEFFGWVRERSALAVGLVESGTSRDEAWQFFTLGRSIERADMTARLLATRALTEASGPSWTTILRSCGAYEAYLRTYRGVPSARNAAEFLLLDRLFPRSITHSIRRAEQCLHDIEPRTDRLGVSDQAQRLLGQIRSDLEYRPIAEILEDLPRFMDAVQEATSATSEAVRQRYFPTNAAPSWVGENS is encoded by the coding sequence ATGCTGTCGCGCATCGCCGAGTCGCTGTTCTGGATCGGCCGCTACATCGAGCGGTCCGACGGCACGGCCCGCATCCTCGACGTGCACCTCCAGCTCCTGCTCGAGGACCCGTGGATCGACGAGGACACCGCCTGCCGCTCGCTCCTCAGCGTGATGGGCAGCGACGTCCCTTCCGACGACGTGCTCGGCCGGGACGACGTGCTCGCGCTCCTCGCGGTGGACCGCACGCAGCCCGCCTCCATCGCGTACTCGCTCGGCGCCGCCCGGGAGAACGCGCGGCGGGCCCGCGAGATCGTCTCGAGCGAGCTGTGGGAGTGCCTCAACACGACGCGCGCCCGGATGCCGCGGAAGATCGCGAACGACCGCGTGCACGAGTTCTTCGGCTGGGTGCGCGAGCGCTCGGCCCTCGCGGTCGGGCTCGTCGAGTCGGGCACGAGCCGCGACGAGGCCTGGCAGTTCTTCACGCTCGGCCGCTCCATCGAGCGCGCCGACATGACGGCCCGCCTCCTCGCGACGCGCGCGCTCACCGAGGCGAGCGGGCCGTCGTGGACCACGATCCTCCGCTCCTGCGGCGCGTACGAGGCGTACCTGCGCACGTACCGCGGCGTGCCGAGCGCGCGCAACGCGGCCGAGTTCCTGCTGCTCGACCGGCTGTTCCCGCGGTCGATCACGCACTCGATCCGCCGCGCCGAGCAGTGCCTGCACGACATCGAGCCGCGCACCGACCGCCTCGGGGTGTCCGACCAGGCGCAGCGGCTGCTCGGGCAGATCCGGAGCGACCTCGAGTACCGGCCGATCGCCGAGATCCTCGAGGACCTCCCGCGCTTCATGGACGCCGTGCAGGAGGCCACCAGCGCCACCAGCGAGGCCGTCCGCCAGCGCTACTTCCCCACCAACGCGGCACCCAGCTGGGTCGGAGAGAACTCGTGA
- a CDS encoding transglutaminase family protein, protein MNRLRITHRTGFHYEGEVTASYNEARMLPVSSENQFVLYSNLDIQPKPGHHTYVDYFGTRVSSFEILSPHRSLELTATSLVEVRPRAHEPHQLGWDDLAVEVERATEHVEQVAQTARTAPHEEVVALAEEIAGGAGTPCEAAAEIARAIGERVEYMAGVTSVQSTAREAWEQGRGVCQDITHIVIGALRHVGIPARYVSGYLHPKPNAAVGETVTGESHAWVEWYCGEWRGWDPTNLIDIGDRHVLVGRGRDYRDVAPLRGIYAGPFRSKLFVRVEITRES, encoded by the coding sequence GTGAACCGCCTGCGCATCACCCACCGGACCGGCTTCCACTACGAGGGCGAGGTGACCGCGTCGTACAACGAGGCGCGGATGCTGCCCGTGTCGAGCGAGAACCAGTTCGTCCTGTACTCGAACCTCGACATCCAGCCGAAGCCGGGGCACCACACCTACGTCGACTACTTCGGCACGCGGGTCTCGTCGTTCGAGATCCTCAGCCCGCACCGGTCGCTCGAGCTCACGGCCACGAGCCTCGTCGAGGTGCGCCCCCGCGCGCACGAGCCGCACCAGCTCGGCTGGGACGACCTCGCGGTCGAGGTCGAGCGGGCCACCGAGCACGTGGAGCAGGTCGCGCAGACCGCGCGCACCGCGCCGCACGAGGAGGTCGTCGCGCTCGCGGAGGAGATCGCGGGCGGCGCCGGCACGCCGTGCGAGGCCGCCGCGGAGATCGCCCGCGCGATCGGCGAGCGGGTCGAGTACATGGCGGGCGTGACGAGCGTCCAGTCGACCGCGCGCGAGGCGTGGGAGCAGGGCCGCGGCGTCTGCCAGGACATCACGCACATCGTCATCGGCGCGCTGCGGCACGTCGGGATCCCGGCGCGCTACGTGAGCGGCTACCTGCACCCGAAGCCGAACGCGGCCGTCGGCGAGACCGTCACGGGCGAGTCGCACGCGTGGGTCGAGTGGTACTGCGGCGAGTGGCGCGGCTGGGACCCGACGAACCTCATCGACATCGGCGACCGGCACGTGCTCGTCGGCCGCGGACGCGACTACCGCGACGTGGCGCCGCTGCGCGGCATCTACGCGGGTCCGTTCCGGTCGAAGCTGTTCGTGCGGGTGGAGATCACGCGCGAGTCCTGA
- a CDS encoding alpha/beta fold hydrolase has translation MPDDERSTGGADHRTLVDAEGVTLHYYVWEAERPRAVVHIAHGVGEHALRYARLARELNAMGFTVAADDHRGHGATGLGHLGIGVLGPRRHRAALDGIQLVSERLRRDLPDLPLVLLGHSWGALLAQRIVARASHLYAGLVLSGATLAMPGVVNTGDLNKRWRHPAASGFEWLSRDPEAQRAFGADDRNFDVNALKPYRMRDSVQIMGRPPRKLATDLPVLIQGGEEDSLGGRRGMQLLARDYSRRSRLSDVLLIVYPGARHEIYNETNRDEVVADLRSWLESRVAPVGDAADADGENA, from the coding sequence ATGCCCGACGACGAGCGCTCCACCGGCGGAGCCGACCACCGCACCCTCGTGGACGCGGAGGGCGTGACCCTCCACTACTACGTGTGGGAGGCGGAGCGTCCGCGGGCCGTCGTGCACATCGCGCACGGCGTCGGCGAGCACGCGCTGCGCTACGCCCGGCTCGCGCGCGAGCTGAACGCGATGGGCTTCACGGTCGCGGCCGACGACCACCGCGGGCACGGCGCCACCGGGCTCGGGCACCTCGGCATCGGCGTGCTGGGGCCCCGGCGGCACCGGGCGGCGCTCGACGGGATCCAGCTGGTGAGCGAGCGGCTCCGGCGCGACCTGCCCGACCTGCCGCTCGTGCTCCTCGGCCACAGCTGGGGCGCGCTCCTCGCGCAGCGCATCGTGGCGCGCGCGTCGCACCTCTACGCGGGGCTCGTGCTGAGCGGGGCGACGCTCGCGATGCCCGGCGTCGTCAACACGGGCGACCTCAACAAGCGCTGGCGGCACCCGGCGGCGTCGGGCTTCGAGTGGCTGTCGCGGGATCCGGAGGCGCAGCGGGCGTTCGGCGCCGACGACCGCAACTTCGACGTGAACGCGCTGAAGCCGTACCGGATGCGCGACTCCGTGCAGATCATGGGCCGCCCGCCGCGGAAGCTCGCGACCGACCTGCCCGTGCTGATCCAGGGCGGCGAGGAGGACTCGCTCGGCGGCCGCCGCGGCATGCAGCTCCTCGCCCGCGACTACAGCCGCCGCTCGCGCCTCAGCGACGTGCTGCTCATCGTGTACCCGGGCGCGCGGCACGAGATCTACAACGAGACGAACCGCGACGAGGTGGTCGCGGACCTGCGCAGCTGGCTGGAATCGCGGGTGGCGCCGGTCGGGGACGCCGCGGACGCCGACGGCGAGAACGCGTGA
- a CDS encoding GNAT family N-acetyltransferase produces MTAVEAAIRPARADDLPFLEDMLLASMDWRDDGAMTRERMLATPELAHYVAGWPRVGDVGEVAELAGRPVGAAWARLFADDDRGYGFVATDVPELGMALVPSARGRGLGRRMLGELVAAVRASGAPAVSLSVEDGNDRARALYASLGFVPAGREGGSDVLLLRW; encoded by the coding sequence GTGACCGCGGTCGAGGCGGCCATCCGCCCGGCCCGCGCCGACGACCTGCCGTTCCTCGAGGACATGCTGCTCGCGTCGATGGACTGGCGCGACGACGGGGCCATGACGCGCGAGCGGATGCTCGCCACCCCCGAGCTCGCGCACTACGTGGCCGGCTGGCCGCGCGTGGGCGACGTCGGCGAGGTCGCGGAGCTCGCCGGCCGTCCCGTCGGCGCGGCATGGGCGCGCCTCTTCGCCGACGACGACCGCGGCTACGGCTTCGTCGCGACCGACGTCCCCGAGCTCGGGATGGCGCTCGTCCCGTCGGCGCGGGGCCGGGGCCTCGGGCGGCGGATGCTCGGGGAGCTCGTCGCGGCGGTCCGCGCATCCGGCGCCCCGGCCGTGAGCCTCAGCGTGGAGGACGGCAACGACCGCGCCCGGGCGCTCTACGCGTCCCTCGGCTTCGTGCCCGCGGGGCGCGAGGGCGGATCGGACGTGCTGCTGCTGCGGTGGTGA